A section of the Humulus lupulus chromosome 2, drHumLupu1.1, whole genome shotgun sequence genome encodes:
- the LOC133818027 gene encoding auxin efflux carrier component 8 isoform X1 — protein sequence MISLVDVYHVVTATVPLYVAMILAYVSVRWWKLFTPEQCSGINKFVAKFSIPLLSFQILSENNPYKMNLKLILSDFLQKLLAFIVLAVVTRFRSKGGLNFIITGLSVSILPNTLILGIPLLQAMYGDEAAKMLAQIVALQSLIWYNLLLFMYEFNAAKSAASVSPSLEATEEELENPQESQQPKEEVEEGRTTSAPLKIKTGVILLTVGKKLMENPNTHATVIGLVWACIKFRWKVDLPAIAGQSIKILADGGLGMAMFSLGLFMASRPSIIACGTRMAIISMGFKFIGGPFLMAAASLAIGLRRTQLRVAIVQAALPQGIVPFVFAKEYNVHPDILSTGVIFGMLVALPIALMYFFLLAL from the exons ATGATTTCTTTAGTTGATGTTTATCATGTTGTTACAGCCACTGTCCCTCTATATGTTGCCATGATTTTAGCTTATGTCTCTGTGAGATGGTGGAAGCTCTTCACCCCAGAACAATGTTCTGGGATTAACAAGTTTGTGGCAAAATTCTCTATCCCTTTATTATCTTTTCAAATTCTCTCTGAAAATAATCCTTACAAGATGAACCTCAAGCTTATTCTCTCAGACTTTCTTCAAAAACTACTTGCTTTTATAGTATTAGCAGTGGTGACTAGATTCAGGTCCAAAGGAGGATTGAATTTTATCATAACAGGTCTCTCTGTCTCAATACTCCCTAACACATTGATCCTTGGAATTCCTCTGTTGCAAGCCATGTATGGAGATGAGGCTGCCAAGATGCTTGCGCAAATAGTCGCCTTACAAAGCTTGATTTGGTACAATTTGTTACTGTTTATGTATGAGTTCAACGCTGCAAAGTCAGCTGCTTCTGTCTCACCATCATTAGAAGCCACGG AAGAAGAGTTAGAGAACCCTCAGGAATCACAACAACCCAAGGAAGAAGTAGAGGAAGGAAGAACCACAAGTGCTCCATTGAAAATCAAAACAGGAGTTATTCTCTTAACAGTTGGAAAGAAGCTCATGGAGAATCCCAACACTCATGCTACTGTGATTGGTCTTGTCTGGGCATGCATCAAATTTAG ATGGAAAGTTGACCTGCCAGCTATAGCTGGGCAATCAATTAAAATACTGGCTGATGGAGGACTTGGTATGGCTATGTTCAGCTTAG GTCTATTCATGGCTTCCCGGCCTAGCATAATAGCATGTGGGACCCGGATGGCTATTATATCCATGGGATTCAAATTCATTGGGGGACCTTTCTTAATGGCTGCTGCTTCCCTTGCCATTGGACTAAGGAGAACACAACTCAGAGTGGCCATTGTTCAG GCTGCTCTTCCCCAGGGAATTGTTCCTTTTGTCTTTGCCAAGGAGTATAATGTACACCCTGACATTTTAAGCACTGG ggTAATTTTTGGCATGCTCGTTGCCTTGCCTATAGCATTGATGTACTTCTTCTTGTTAGCACTCTAA
- the LOC133818027 gene encoding auxin efflux carrier component 8 isoform X2 gives MISLVDVYHVVTATVPLYVAMILAYVSVRWWKLFTPEQCSGINKFVAKFSIPLLSFQILSENNPYKMNLKLILSDFLQKLLAFIVLAVVTRFRSKGGLNFIITGLSVSILPNTLILGIPLLQAMYGDEAAKMLAQIVALQSLIWYNLLLFMYEFNAAKSAASVSPSLEATEELENPQESQQPKEEVEEGRTTSAPLKIKTGVILLTVGKKLMENPNTHATVIGLVWACIKFRWKVDLPAIAGQSIKILADGGLGMAMFSLGLFMASRPSIIACGTRMAIISMGFKFIGGPFLMAAASLAIGLRRTQLRVAIVQAALPQGIVPFVFAKEYNVHPDILSTGVIFGMLVALPIALMYFFLLAL, from the exons ATGATTTCTTTAGTTGATGTTTATCATGTTGTTACAGCCACTGTCCCTCTATATGTTGCCATGATTTTAGCTTATGTCTCTGTGAGATGGTGGAAGCTCTTCACCCCAGAACAATGTTCTGGGATTAACAAGTTTGTGGCAAAATTCTCTATCCCTTTATTATCTTTTCAAATTCTCTCTGAAAATAATCCTTACAAGATGAACCTCAAGCTTATTCTCTCAGACTTTCTTCAAAAACTACTTGCTTTTATAGTATTAGCAGTGGTGACTAGATTCAGGTCCAAAGGAGGATTGAATTTTATCATAACAGGTCTCTCTGTCTCAATACTCCCTAACACATTGATCCTTGGAATTCCTCTGTTGCAAGCCATGTATGGAGATGAGGCTGCCAAGATGCTTGCGCAAATAGTCGCCTTACAAAGCTTGATTTGGTACAATTTGTTACTGTTTATGTATGAGTTCAACGCTGCAAAGTCAGCTGCTTCTGTCTCACCATCATTAGAAGCCACGG AAGAGTTAGAGAACCCTCAGGAATCACAACAACCCAAGGAAGAAGTAGAGGAAGGAAGAACCACAAGTGCTCCATTGAAAATCAAAACAGGAGTTATTCTCTTAACAGTTGGAAAGAAGCTCATGGAGAATCCCAACACTCATGCTACTGTGATTGGTCTTGTCTGGGCATGCATCAAATTTAG ATGGAAAGTTGACCTGCCAGCTATAGCTGGGCAATCAATTAAAATACTGGCTGATGGAGGACTTGGTATGGCTATGTTCAGCTTAG GTCTATTCATGGCTTCCCGGCCTAGCATAATAGCATGTGGGACCCGGATGGCTATTATATCCATGGGATTCAAATTCATTGGGGGACCTTTCTTAATGGCTGCTGCTTCCCTTGCCATTGGACTAAGGAGAACACAACTCAGAGTGGCCATTGTTCAG GCTGCTCTTCCCCAGGGAATTGTTCCTTTTGTCTTTGCCAAGGAGTATAATGTACACCCTGACATTTTAAGCACTGG ggTAATTTTTGGCATGCTCGTTGCCTTGCCTATAGCATTGATGTACTTCTTCTTGTTAGCACTCTAA